In one Ochotona princeps isolate mOchPri1 chromosome 16, mOchPri1.hap1, whole genome shotgun sequence genomic region, the following are encoded:
- the NLRP12 gene encoding NACHT, LRR and PYD domains-containing protein 12, producing MLPGAMLAGDLSLLATYLEELEAMELKKFKLYLGVVAAELGEDKIPWGRMEGAGPLELAQLLVAHCGPQGAWRLALSVFQRMHRKDLWERGHGENLAGDGSPSLRHHSACLPKVSPDAVKTEPQKAYRDYVRRKFRLMEDRNARLGECVNLSHRYTRLLLVQEHSSLRGAQQKLLDRGWGQAGTAAQQASPIRVEMLFEPDEERPEPPRTVVLQGAAGMGKSMLARKVMVDWADGRLFQGRFDFVCYINCRDMNQAGPEQSALDLLASCWPEPGAQVRELLQRPERLLLIIDGFHELQPAFHKARGPWCFSWEERWPTALLLGSLIGKKLLPELSLLITTRPSALMKLQRLLEHPRHVETLGFSEAERQEYIHRFFPDAERAGRVFAFVRDHEPLFTLCFVPMVCWVVCTCLQQQLDDGGLLRHKPRTTTAVYTLYLLSLLLPSPPGTPTPRPPPNPRGLCALAAEGVWSQRVLFEERDLQRHGLDAADVSAFLSTHVFQKDLGCEKFYSFIHLSFQEYFAALHYVLAGAEDAAGPDQDLSRLLAEYTFSARSCLALTARFLFGFLNEETRSSLEQSLRCAVSPQIKDAVLGWMRSWARSQGPVLQEGALEVCSCLYEVQEEEFVQRALSHFQTVVVSDVASNTEHVAASFCAQNCRNAVVLHLHGAAHRADSEGSAARPAGAQVPLAQRPERSLLPDAYGDHLATALRRCPDLVELALHRSALGSRGLALLCQGLRHPDCRLQNLRLKRCCVPSSACQDLAAALTANEHLLRLDLSGNKLGLPGLRLLCEGLQHPRCGLQMLQLRKCLLDAGACQELASVLGTNPHLAELDLTGNALQDVGVAWLCQGLRLPGCRLRTLWLKICHLSGTACRELASTLSVNRSLTELDLSLNDLGDPGVLLLCDGLRHPACQLQTLRLGICRLGPAACEGLSAVLRVNLRLCELDLSFNDLGDPGVGLLGEGLRLPTCRLQKLWLDSCSLTAKACETLSSALATNQTLTELYLTNNALGDAGVRLLCRRLHHPTCKLRVLWLFGMDLNNLTHKRLAALRTTKPYLDIGC from the exons ATGCTGCCCGGGGCCATGCTTGCAGGGGACCTCAGCCTCCTGGCCACCTACTTGGAGGAGCTAGAAGCCATGGAGCTGAAGAAGTTCAAGTTGTACCTGGGGGTGGTGGCAGCCGAGCTGGGAGAGGACAAGATCCCCTGGGGCCGGATGGAGGGGGCCGGGCCCCTGGAGTTGGCCCAGCTCCTGGTGGCCCACTGCGGGCCCCAGGGCGCCTGGCGGCTGGCCCTCAGCGTCTTCCAGCGGATGCACCGGAAGGACCTGTGGGAGAGAGGACATGGCGAGAACCTGGCCGGGG ATGGCTCACCCTCACTCAGACACCACTCTGCATGCCTTCCCAAAGTGTCTCCTGATGCTGTGAAAACAG AGCCCCAGAAAGCCTACCGCGATTATGTGCGCAGGAAATTCCGGCTCATGGAAGACCGCAACGCGCGCCTGGGTGAATGCGTCAACCTGAGCCACCGTTACACGCGGTTACTCCTGGTCCAGGAGCACTCCAGCCTCCGTGGGGCCCAGCAGAAGCTGCTGGACCGGGGCTGGGGCCAAGCGGGGACAGCCGCACAACAGGCCAGTCCCATCCGCGTGGAGATGCTCTTTGAGCCAGACGAGGAGCGACCGGAGCCCCCGCGCACTGTGGTGCTGCAGGGGGCAGCCGGCATGGGCAAGTCCATGTTGGCCCGCAAGGTGATGGTGGACTGGGCGGACGGCAGGCTCTTCCAGGGCCGGTTCGACTTCGTCTGCTACATCAactgcagggacatgaaccaggcgGGCCCGGAGCAGAGCGCGCTGGACCTGCTGGCCAGCTGCTGGCCAGAGCCCGGCGCGCAGGTGCGGGAGCTGTTGCAGCGCCCAGAGCGCCTGCTCCTAATCATTGACGGCTTCCACGAGCTCCAGCCGGCCTTCCACAAGGCCCGCGGCCCCTGGTGCTTCAGCTGGGAGGAGAGGTGGCCCACGGCGCTGCTGCTGGGCAGCCTGATCGGCAAGAAGCTGCTGCCCGAGCTGTCGCTGCTCATCACCACGCGGCCGTCAGCGCTGATGAAGCTGCAGCGGTTGCTGGAGCACCCGCGGCATGTGGAGACCCTGGGCTTCTCCGAGGCCGAGAGGCAGGAGTACATCCACCGCTTCTTCCCGGACGCTGAGCGGGCCGGCCGCGTGTTCGCCTTCGTGCGGGACCACGAGCCCCTCTTCACCCTGTGCTTCGTCCCCATGGTGTGCTGGGTGGTGTGCACctgcctccagcagcagctggaCGACGGCGGCCTGCTCCGTCACAAGCCCAGGACCACCACGGCAGTGTACACGCTCTACCTGCTGagtctgctgctgcccagcccaccGGGCACCCCGACCCCGCGGCCTCCGCCCAACCCGCGGGGGCTGTGCGCCTTGGCGGCCGAGGGCGTCTGGAGCCAGCGGGTCCTGTTCGAGGAGCGGGACCTGCAGAGGCACGGGCTGGACGCAGCCGACGTCTCCGCCTTCCTCAGCACACACGTCTTTCAGAAGGATCTAGGCTGTGAGAAGTTCTACAGCTTCATCCACCTGAGCTTCCAGGAGTACTTCGCTGCCCTGCACTATGTCCTGGCCGGTGCAGAGGACGCGGCGGGCCCCGACCAGGACCTGAGCCGGCTGCTGGCCGAGTACACCTTCTCGGCGAGGAGCTGCCTGGCCCTCACCGCCCGCTTCCTGTTTGGGTTCTTGAACGAGGAGACGAGGAGCTCGCTGGAGCAGAGCCTGCGCTGCGCGGTCTCTCCGCAGATCAAGGACGCGGTGCTGGGCTGGATGCGAAGCTGGGCGCGGAGCCAGGGACCCGTTCTGCAGGAGGGCGCCCTGGAGGTCTGCAGCTGCCTGTACGAGGTCCAGGAGGAGGAGTTCGTGCAGCGAGCCCTGAGCCACTTCCAGACGGTCGTGGTCAGCGACGTGGCCAGCAACACGGAGCACGTGGCGGCCTCCTTCTGTGCCCAGAACTGCAGGAACGCGGTggtcctgcacctgcacggggcTGCCCACCGCGCGGACTCCGAGGGCAGCGCGGCAAGGCCGGCAGGTGCCCAGGTGCCGCTGGCGCAGCG ACCCGAGAGGAGCCTCCTGCCAGACGCCTACGGGGACCACCTGGCCACAGCCCTCCGCCGCTGTCCGGACCTGGTTGAGCTGGCACTGCACCGCAGCGCCCTGGGCAGCCGGGGGCTGGCACTGCTCTGCCAGGGCCTCAGACACCCCGACTGCAGGCTGCAGAACCTCAG GCTAAAGCGGTGCTGCGTCCCCAGCTCTGCGTGCCAGGACCTCGCTGCGGCTCTCACGGCCAATGAACACCTCCTGCGCCTGGACCTCAGTGGCAACAAGCTGGGGCTCCCCGGCCTGCGCCTGCTCTGCGAGGGGCTGCAGCACCCCAGATGCGGGCTGCAGATGCTGCA GTTGAGGAAATGTCTGTTGGACGCCGGCGCCTGTCAGGAGCTTGCCTCGGTGCTTGGCACCAACCCACACCTGGCAGAGCTGGACCTCACAGGAAATGCCCTGCAGGACGTGGGCGTGGCGTGGCTGTGCCAAGGGCTGAggctcccaggctgcaggctgcgGACCCTGTG GCTCAAGATCTGCCACCTGTCGGGCACTGCCTGCAGAGAGCTGGCCTCCACCCTCAGTGTGAATCGGAGCCTCACAGAGCTGGACCTCAGCCTCAACGACCTGGGGGACCCTggggtgctgctgctgtgtgatGGCCTCAGGCACCCTGCCTGCCAGCTCCAGACGCTCCG GTTGGGCATCTGCCGGCTGGGCCCCGCCGCCTGCGAGGGCCTCTCTGCCGTGCTGCGGGTCAACCTCCGCCTATGTGAGCTCGACCTGAGTTTCAATGACCTGGGAGACCCTGGCGTGGGGCTGCTGGGCGAGGGGCTGCGCCTCCCCACCTGCAGGCTGCAGAAGCTGTG GCTGGACAGCTGCAGCCTCACCGCCAAGGCCTGTGAGACCCTCTCCTCCGCCCTGGCCACCAACCAGACCTTGACTGAACTCTACCTGACCAACAACGCCCTGGGAGACGCGGGGGTGCGGCTGCTGTGCAGGAGGTTGCACCACCCCACATGCAAACTCCGAGTCCTGTG GCTTTTTGGGATGGATCTGAACAACCTGACCCACAAGAGACTGGCTGCACTTCGCACGACAAAACCCTACCTAGATATCGGCTGCTGA